A stretch of Deltaproteobacteria bacterium DNA encodes these proteins:
- a CDS encoding efflux RND transporter permease subunit, translating into MKIAKFAVERPQLTLVVFAMLVAIGVSALRTIPRSEDPSFPMPIYFVTAVHPGATPRDLEELVVDPIEDRVRELDDLRDVESMMQDGFAVTVIEFTWDADPERKYEEVVREVNAVRGELPADLARLEVERMRTTEVAILQIALLSETAPWRVLEREAERLEDRLEVLPGVKEVETWAYPDSQVRVRLDPAKLEQLGVPLTRVLGALEAGAANIPGGAVEQGGRRFNVETGTHFESLDEVRDTVVAADGARLVKLDDVASVDWGYEELTHVARVDGRRAVFVTVELRENEHIFNVRDRAIAALEEFRGTVPAEVAAEVIFDQSLNVAHRLDGLYRDFGLAIALVLLTLLPLGLRAALIVMLSIPLSLAIGVALLEAVGLSLNQLSIVGFVIALGLLVDDSIVVTENVTRFLRAGATRREAAVRATQQIGVAVIGCTATLMLAFLPLLTLPGGAGLYIRGMPLAVIFTVGASLFVSLTIIPFLASIWLPQTGAHGNRALQLFERGIEASYRPLLHFSLTRPVVSCSASIAFVAAAFALVPTMGISFFPKAGIPQFRIRIESAEGATLAATEQAARFTERVLAGHPEVERVITNVGHGNPQIFYNVRPIGENTRIAELFVHLDEWEPFASPQLLDEIRAELADYPNAKIRVFEFQNGPPLDNPIEIRVFAEELEQLPHLASEVEALLLATPGTRYVDNPLAQPKLDLAVRVDDEQAGRLGVPELELKRAVRLAIAGLEAGVLRDAAGEEHVVRVTLDQAGRPDLSALDRLSVTSVSGAQVPLRQLASVELESSLARIDHRDGIRSASVTADVRGGFNTNKVTSAAVARLEAKKWPAGTGFSVAGEMEEAAESFGGLGTAMLVAAFGVLAVLVLEFRTFKSTLIVASVIPLGVAGGLFALFLVGETISFTAMIGFIALVGIEVKNSILLVDFTNQLRAQGVALDEAIERAGRIRFLPILLTTLTALGGLLPLALEGAPLYSPLAIVIMGGLVSSTLLARLVTPVLYKLLRPEVRPEDAGEPVNEMRAEAAPAEPLAT; encoded by the coding sequence ATGAAAATCGCGAAGTTCGCGGTCGAACGGCCGCAGCTCACGCTCGTGGTGTTCGCGATGCTCGTCGCGATCGGCGTCTCCGCGCTGCGCACGATTCCGCGCTCGGAAGATCCGAGCTTCCCGATGCCGATCTACTTCGTGACGGCGGTCCATCCGGGCGCGACCCCGCGCGATCTCGAAGAGCTCGTGGTCGATCCGATCGAGGACCGCGTGCGCGAGCTCGACGATCTGCGGGACGTCGAGAGCATGATGCAGGACGGCTTCGCGGTGACTGTGATCGAGTTCACCTGGGACGCCGACCCGGAGCGCAAGTACGAAGAGGTCGTGCGCGAGGTGAACGCCGTGCGCGGCGAGCTGCCCGCGGACCTCGCGCGGCTCGAAGTCGAGCGGATGCGCACCACCGAGGTCGCGATCCTGCAGATCGCGCTGCTCTCGGAGACCGCCCCTTGGCGCGTGCTCGAGCGCGAAGCTGAGCGGCTCGAGGATCGCCTCGAAGTGCTCCCCGGCGTGAAGGAAGTGGAGACCTGGGCGTATCCCGACTCGCAGGTTCGCGTGCGGCTCGATCCCGCGAAGCTCGAGCAGCTCGGCGTTCCACTCACGCGCGTGTTAGGCGCGCTCGAAGCGGGCGCGGCGAACATTCCCGGCGGCGCCGTCGAGCAGGGCGGCCGTCGCTTCAACGTCGAGACGGGCACGCACTTCGAGTCGCTCGACGAGGTGCGCGACACGGTGGTCGCCGCCGACGGCGCGCGGCTGGTGAAGCTCGACGACGTGGCGAGCGTGGACTGGGGCTACGAAGAGCTCACGCACGTCGCCCGCGTCGACGGCCGGCGGGCGGTGTTCGTGACGGTCGAGCTGCGCGAGAACGAGCACATCTTCAACGTGCGCGATCGCGCGATCGCTGCGCTCGAAGAATTTCGCGGGACTGTGCCTGCGGAGGTCGCCGCCGAGGTCATCTTCGATCAGTCGCTGAACGTCGCGCATCGACTCGACGGTCTGTACCGCGACTTCGGACTCGCGATCGCGCTCGTGCTTCTCACGCTGCTGCCGCTCGGGCTGCGCGCAGCGCTGATCGTGATGCTCTCGATTCCTCTCTCTCTCGCGATCGGCGTCGCGCTGCTCGAAGCCGTGGGGCTCTCGCTGAACCAACTCTCGATCGTCGGCTTCGTGATCGCGCTCGGCTTGCTCGTCGACGACTCGATCGTCGTCACCGAGAACGTGACGCGCTTCCTGCGCGCCGGTGCGACGCGGCGCGAGGCCGCGGTTCGCGCGACGCAGCAGATCGGCGTCGCGGTGATCGGCTGCACCGCGACGCTGATGCTCGCGTTCCTGCCGCTGCTCACGCTGCCCGGCGGCGCGGGCCTCTACATCCGCGGCATGCCGCTCGCCGTGATCTTCACGGTGGGCGCGTCGCTGTTCGTCTCGCTGACGATCATCCCGTTCCTCGCGAGCATTTGGCTGCCGCAAACCGGAGCGCACGGGAATCGCGCGCTCCAGCTCTTCGAACGCGGCATCGAGGCGAGCTACCGCCCGCTGCTCCACTTCTCCCTAACACGTCCCGTCGTGAGCTGCTCGGCATCGATCGCCTTCGTCGCCGCCGCGTTCGCGCTGGTGCCCACCATGGGCATCTCGTTCTTCCCCAAAGCCGGCATCCCGCAGTTCCGCATCCGCATCGAGAGCGCAGAGGGAGCGACGCTCGCTGCCACCGAGCAGGCTGCGCGTTTCACCGAGCGCGTGCTCGCAGGGCACCCCGAAGTCGAGCGAGTGATTACGAACGTCGGCCACGGCAACCCGCAGATCTTCTACAACGTGCGGCCGATCGGAGAGAACACGCGCATCGCCGAGCTGTTCGTGCACCTCGACGAGTGGGAACCCTTCGCGTCTCCGCAGCTGCTCGACGAGATTCGCGCGGAGCTCGCGGATTACCCCAACGCGAAGATTCGCGTGTTCGAGTTCCAGAATGGGCCGCCGCTCGACAACCCGATCGAGATTCGAGTCTTCGCGGAAGAGCTGGAGCAGCTGCCGCACCTCGCGAGCGAGGTGGAGGCGCTGCTGCTCGCGACGCCGGGCACGCGCTACGTGGACAATCCCCTCGCGCAGCCGAAGCTCGATCTCGCGGTGCGCGTCGACGACGAGCAGGCGGGGCGCCTCGGCGTCCCCGAGCTCGAGCTCAAGCGCGCGGTGCGGCTCGCGATCGCGGGGCTCGAAGCCGGCGTGCTGCGTGACGCCGCCGGTGAAGAGCACGTCGTGCGCGTGACGCTCGATCAAGCCGGGCGGCCCGACCTCAGCGCGCTCGATCGTCTCTCCGTAACGAGTGTGAGCGGTGCGCAGGTGCCACTGCGCCAGCTCGCGAGCGTCGAGCTCGAGAGCTCGCTCGCGCGCATCGACCACCGCGACGGCATTCGCAGCGCGAGCGTCACGGCCGACGTGCGCGGCGGCTTCAACACGAACAAGGTCACGAGCGCGGCGGTCGCTCGGCTCGAAGCGAAGAAGTGGCCCGCTGGCACGGGCTTCTCAGTGGCGGGCGAGATGGAGGAAGCCGCCGAGAGCTTCGGCGGCCTCGGCACCGCGATGCTCGTCGCGGCGTTCGGTGTGCTCGCGGTGCTCGTGCTCGAGTTCCGCACCTTCAAGAGCACGCTGATCGTTGCGAGCGTGATCCCGCTCGGCGTTGCGGGCGGGCTCTTCGCGCTGTTCCTCGTCGGGGAGACGATCTCGTTCACGGCGATGATCGGCTTCATCGCGCTGGTCGGCATCGAGGTGAAGAACTCGATCCTGCTGGTCGATTTCACCAATCAGCTGCGCGCGCAGGGCGTGGCGCTCGACGAAGCGATCGAGCGCGCGGGGCGTATCCGCTTCCTGCCCATCTTGCTCACGACTCTCACCGCGCTCGGCGGCCTGCTGCCGCTCGCACTCGAAGGCGCCCCGCTCTACTCGCCGCTCGCGATCGTGATCATGGGCGGCCTCGTCAGCTCCACCCTACTCGCGCGACTCGTTACACCCGTCCTCTACAAGCTGCTGAGGCCCGAGGTGCGGCCCGAGGATGCAGGCGAGCCGGTGAACGAGATGCGTGCCGAGGCGGCGCCCGCAGAGCCGCTCGCGACGTGA
- a CDS encoding indolepyruvate ferredoxin oxidoreductase family protein translates to MATPLDTTYELDHRYTRASGRVFLTGVQALVRLPLLQAERDRAAGLNTAGFISGYRGSPLGTYDLALWEARTHLERAGVLFQPGVNEDLAATAVWGTQQAMVQPGPKKDGVFAIWYGKGPGVDRSLDPIKHGNYMGTAKHGGVLALCGDDPGAKSSSIAHQSEQAMIHAGIPVLNPSSVQEYLDFGLLGFAMSRFSGCWVALKCLTDTVDSGASVEVGPERVRVVTPEFAFPARDHHVTMNNVPLEIERALYQVKLPAAQAFARANGLDRIALDSPKRRFGIITAGKPYLDVRQALEELGLDEAKCAEIGLCIYKVGMTWPLEPEGAREFCRGLEDVLVVEEKRAIVEEQLARVLFNEAQRPRLLGKSDEHGAPLVPNEGELTPSAIAGVIRSWLARRAPEHAALLRAAEAAMPAAPASALMRLPSFCSGCPHNTSTVVPEGSIALGGIGCHGMAVWLPERRTFGATHMGGEGANWIGTAPFTSLPHVFQNLGDGTYFHSGLLAIRACVAAGVNITYKVLVNGAVAMTGGQPIEGEPLEGEVTCPEIARQLVAEGVKRVVVVTDDITKFDEGVFPTGVAVHDRSELLTVQKQLRETPGVTAIVYDQTCAAEARRLRKQDKFHDPDRRIVINELVCEGCGDCSVQSNCISIEPLETELGRKRKINQSSCNKDFSCVKGYCPSFVSVTGGKLRKAETKGAGIDQAALFAALPEPALPALDRPYNVLLTGIGGTGVVTVGAIVAMAGHLEGRGASELDVTGLAQKNGAVASHVRIAKTPAEIHATRIGSAGADLAIGCDAVVMTSFENLPKLAPRTFALVNSHVQPTVAFATNANLDLSADAMVGAVRSVCGDANTEVVNASELAVALLGDALATNMLLLGLAWQRGKLPLGFASLDRAMVLNGRGLEMNRRAFAWGRLLAVNPDAVRSAARPLLREPASPASESLDALVAKRAEFLTAYQNAAYAERYRRFVARVAEREQEIVRGHDALAKAAARYYFKLLAYKDEYEVARLYSDGSFVAQVAREFEGDYALALHLSPQFLPAFLAPRDPETGRVKKWSIPMRVMAPAFKAMAALKFLRGSAFDPFGWTAHRRDERAEIARYERTLGEVTDALTRENLPIAVEVASLPEMVRGFDSVKERHLEAAREKEAELLAAFRRA, encoded by the coding sequence ATGGCGACGCCCCTCGACACGACCTACGAGCTCGACCACCGCTACACGCGTGCGTCGGGCCGTGTGTTCCTCACGGGCGTGCAGGCGCTCGTGCGGCTCCCGCTGCTGCAGGCCGAGCGCGACCGCGCGGCGGGGCTGAACACCGCGGGCTTCATCTCGGGCTACCGCGGCTCGCCGCTCGGCACCTACGACCTCGCGCTCTGGGAGGCGCGCACCCACCTCGAGCGCGCGGGGGTGCTCTTCCAGCCCGGCGTGAACGAGGACCTCGCCGCGACGGCAGTCTGGGGCACGCAGCAGGCGATGGTGCAGCCGGGCCCGAAGAAGGATGGGGTGTTCGCGATCTGGTACGGCAAGGGGCCGGGCGTCGACCGCTCGCTCGATCCCATCAAGCACGGCAACTACATGGGCACGGCGAAGCACGGCGGCGTGCTCGCGCTGTGCGGCGACGACCCCGGCGCGAAGTCGAGCTCGATCGCGCATCAGAGCGAGCAGGCGATGATTCACGCCGGCATCCCCGTGCTGAATCCGTCGAGCGTGCAGGAGTACCTCGACTTCGGCCTGCTCGGCTTCGCGATGTCGCGCTTCTCGGGCTGCTGGGTCGCGCTGAAGTGCCTCACCGACACGGTCGACAGCGGCGCCTCGGTCGAGGTCGGCCCGGAGCGCGTACGAGTCGTTACGCCCGAGTTCGCGTTCCCCGCGCGCGATCACCACGTCACGATGAACAATGTCCCGCTCGAGATCGAGCGCGCGCTGTATCAGGTGAAGCTGCCCGCGGCGCAGGCGTTCGCGCGTGCGAACGGGCTCGATCGCATCGCGCTCGATTCGCCGAAGCGTCGCTTCGGAATCATCACGGCCGGGAAGCCCTATCTCGACGTGCGGCAAGCGCTCGAAGAGCTCGGGCTCGACGAAGCGAAGTGCGCCGAGATCGGCCTGTGCATCTACAAGGTGGGGATGACCTGGCCGCTCGAGCCCGAGGGCGCGCGCGAGTTCTGCCGCGGCCTCGAAGACGTCCTCGTGGTGGAGGAGAAGCGCGCGATCGTGGAGGAGCAGCTCGCGCGCGTGCTCTTCAACGAGGCGCAGCGGCCGCGCTTGTTAGGGAAGAGTGACGAGCACGGCGCGCCGCTCGTGCCGAACGAGGGCGAGCTCACGCCGAGCGCGATCGCGGGCGTGATTCGCAGCTGGCTCGCGCGCCGCGCGCCCGAGCACGCGGCGCTGCTGCGCGCCGCGGAAGCTGCAATGCCCGCGGCGCCGGCGAGCGCGCTGATGCGCCTCCCGAGCTTCTGCTCGGGCTGCCCGCACAACACCTCCACCGTGGTGCCCGAAGGCTCGATCGCGCTCGGCGGCATCGGCTGCCACGGCATGGCGGTGTGGCTTCCCGAGCGCCGCACGTTCGGCGCCACGCACATGGGCGGCGAAGGCGCGAACTGGATCGGCACCGCGCCGTTCACGTCGCTGCCGCACGTCTTCCAGAACCTCGGCGACGGCACCTACTTCCACAGCGGCCTGCTCGCGATCCGCGCTTGCGTCGCAGCGGGTGTGAACATCACGTACAAGGTGCTCGTGAACGGCGCCGTCGCGATGACGGGCGGCCAGCCGATCGAGGGCGAGCCGCTCGAAGGCGAAGTGACGTGCCCGGAGATCGCACGCCAGCTCGTTGCCGAGGGCGTGAAGCGCGTCGTGGTCGTCACGGACGACATCACGAAGTTCGACGAAGGCGTGTTCCCCACCGGCGTCGCCGTGCACGACCGCAGCGAGCTGCTCACGGTGCAGAAGCAGCTGCGCGAGACGCCGGGGGTCACCGCGATCGTCTACGACCAAACCTGTGCGGCGGAGGCTCGGCGACTCCGCAAGCAGGACAAGTTTCACGACCCCGATCGCCGCATCGTGATCAACGAGCTGGTGTGCGAGGGCTGCGGCGACTGCTCGGTGCAGAGCAACTGCATCTCGATCGAGCCGCTCGAAACCGAGCTCGGCCGCAAGCGCAAGATCAACCAGTCGAGCTGCAACAAAGACTTCTCGTGCGTGAAGGGCTACTGCCCGAGCTTCGTGTCGGTGACGGGCGGGAAGCTGCGCAAGGCGGAGACGAAGGGCGCTGGCATCGACCAGGCTGCGCTGTTCGCGGCGCTGCCCGAGCCCGCGCTGCCCGCGCTCGACCGCCCGTACAACGTGCTGCTCACGGGCATCGGCGGCACCGGCGTCGTGACCGTGGGCGCAATCGTCGCGATGGCGGGGCATCTCGAAGGCCGCGGCGCGAGCGAGCTCGACGTGACGGGCCTCGCGCAGAAGAACGGCGCCGTCGCGAGCCACGTGCGGATCGCGAAGACGCCCGCGGAGATTCACGCGACGCGCATCGGAAGCGCCGGCGCGGATCTCGCGATCGGCTGCGACGCGGTGGTGATGACGAGCTTCGAGAACCTCCCGAAGCTCGCGCCGCGCACGTTCGCGCTCGTGAACTCGCACGTGCAGCCCACCGTCGCCTTCGCGACGAATGCGAACCTCGACCTCTCGGCCGACGCGATGGTCGGCGCCGTGCGCAGCGTGTGCGGCGACGCGAACACCGAGGTCGTGAACGCGAGCGAGCTCGCCGTCGCGCTGCTCGGCGACGCGCTCGCCACGAACATGTTGTTGCTGGGTCTCGCGTGGCAACGCGGCAAGCTGCCGCTCGGCTTCGCCTCGCTCGATCGCGCGATGGTGCTGAACGGACGCGGACTCGAGATGAACCGCCGCGCGTTCGCGTGGGGGCGCCTGCTCGCCGTGAACCCCGATGCGGTGCGTTCCGCCGCGAGGCCGCTGCTGCGCGAGCCCGCGTCGCCTGCGAGCGAGTCTCTCGACGCGCTCGTCGCCAAGCGCGCGGAGTTCCTCACCGCGTACCAGAACGCGGCGTACGCCGAGCGCTACCGGCGCTTCGTCGCGCGCGTCGCCGAGCGCGAGCAAGAGATCGTGCGCGGCCACGACGCGCTCGCGAAGGCGGCGGCGCGGTACTACTTCAAGCTGCTCGCCTACAAGGACGAGTACGAAGTCGCGCGGCTCTACAGCGACGGCTCCTTCGTGGCGCAGGTCGCGCGCGAGTTCGAGGGCGACTACGCGCTAGCGCTTCACCTCTCGCCGCAGTTCCTGCCCGCGTTCCTGGCGCCGCGCGATCCCGAGACGGGGCGCGTGAAGAAGTGGTCGATCCCGATGCGCGTGATGGCGCCCGCGTTCAAGGCGATGGCGGCGCTGAAGTTCTTGCGCGGCAGCGCGTTCGACCCGTTCGGCTGGACTGCGCACCGCCGCGACGAGCGCGCCGAGATCGCGCGCTACGAGCGCACGCTCGGCGAGGTGACGGACGCGCTGACGCGCGAGAACCTCCCGATCGCGGTCGAGGTCGCGTCGCTGCCCGAGATGGTGCGCGGCTTCGACAGCGTGAAGGAACGTCACCTCGAAGCGGCGCGCGAGAAGGAAGCAGAGCTGCTCGCGGCGTTCCGCCGGGCCTAG
- a CDS encoding amidohydrolase family protein, whose amino-acid sequence MSRLILKNANVLDGDTKAQPGLNVVVEGDRIASVGSAPVATKPDDRVVDLAGKTVMPGIVSGHFHASYNNITIQPEPLGVERPENYLALVAAKNLKLALDCGVTSVISSGANAGTIDADVCLAINEGLIPGPRLLPASRGLDAIGGYTDQEKWWWNLGNKGAQLLCSGPDEFERAVRTEIKRGARMIKLFLSGGHAVAEHEGESSLSKEELLTCIRTAHSRHAKVRAHIAWKNVMLEAIAAGIDVIDHGDQMDDECSDAMLERGVFWVPSAFFTAQMLSPTAALSMATEEQMAGLRSEFDNVLRRVQRARENGMKVVLGDDYGIIVLPHGRYMEELEFYVKQVGIPALDVIRWSTKNGGELFGGAVKTGMIRAGYYADLLVVDGDPSVDIALLQSREKVRAVVKGGVVMRGEI is encoded by the coding sequence ATGTCCCGCCTGATCTTGAAGAACGCCAACGTGCTCGATGGCGACACCAAGGCGCAGCCCGGCCTGAACGTCGTCGTCGAAGGCGATCGCATCGCGAGCGTCGGAAGCGCGCCGGTCGCGACCAAGCCAGACGATCGCGTCGTCGATCTGGCGGGGAAGACCGTGATGCCGGGCATCGTCTCCGGCCACTTCCACGCCTCGTACAACAACATCACGATTCAGCCCGAGCCGCTCGGCGTCGAGCGCCCTGAGAACTACCTCGCGCTCGTGGCGGCGAAGAACCTGAAGCTCGCACTCGATTGCGGCGTCACGAGCGTGATCTCGAGCGGCGCGAACGCGGGCACGATCGACGCGGACGTTTGCCTCGCGATCAACGAGGGCCTGATCCCGGGCCCGCGCCTGCTGCCGGCGAGCCGCGGTCTCGACGCGATCGGCGGCTACACGGACCAAGAGAAGTGGTGGTGGAATCTCGGCAACAAGGGCGCGCAGCTGCTGTGCTCCGGCCCCGACGAGTTCGAGCGCGCGGTGCGCACCGAGATCAAGCGCGGCGCGCGCATGATCAAGCTCTTCCTCTCGGGCGGTCACGCCGTCGCCGAGCACGAGGGCGAGTCGAGCCTCTCGAAGGAGGAACTGCTCACCTGCATCCGCACCGCGCATTCGCGCCACGCGAAGGTGCGCGCTCACATCGCCTGGAAGAACGTGATGCTCGAAGCGATCGCCGCCGGCATCGACGTGATCGACCACGGCGATCAGATGGACGACGAATGTTCGGACGCGATGCTCGAGCGCGGCGTGTTCTGGGTGCCGAGCGCGTTCTTCACCGCGCAGATGCTCTCGCCGACGGCGGCGCTCTCGATGGCGACCGAGGAGCAGATGGCGGGGCTGCGCAGCGAGTTCGACAACGTGCTGAGGCGCGTGCAGCGCGCGCGTGAGAACGGGATGAAGGTCGTGCTCGGGGACGACTACGGGATCATCGTGCTGCCGCACGGGCGCTACATGGAGGAGCTGGAGTTCTACGTGAAGCAGGTCGGCATTCCGGCGCTAGACGTGATTCGCTGGAGCACGAAGAACGGCGGGGAGTTGTTTGGCGGGGCCGTGAAGACGGGCATGATTCGCGCGGGGTACTACGCGGATCTGCTCGTGGTGGATGGCGACCCATCGGTGGACATCGCGCTGCTGCAGAGTCGCGAGAAGGTGCGGGCGGTTGTTAAGGGTGGAGTGGTGATGCGGGGCGAGATCTAG
- a CDS encoding LLM class F420-dependent oxidoreductase, translating to MKLGITMHATDLAMDVAELAREAEARGFHSLYIPEHTHIPASRRTQPPTGTAELEAQYYRSPDPIVALAAAAAVTQRILLGTGIALPAQHDPISYAKQIATLDRIARGRFVFGIGYGWNEDEMENHGVDPRRRRAHTREAMLAMQALWSNEVAGYQGEFVRFTPSYQWPKPVQQPRPRVLIGGAPGPQLFAHIAEFGDGWMPIGGAGIKQALPELRRLFEQRGRDPSSLHVVPMGVLPDAAKLAYYREVGVTECVLRLPSAPRSEVMPALEAFARLL from the coding sequence ATGAAGCTCGGCATCACGATGCACGCGACCGATCTCGCCATGGACGTGGCGGAGCTCGCGCGCGAGGCCGAGGCGCGCGGCTTTCACTCGCTCTACATCCCCGAGCACACGCACATCCCGGCGAGCCGTCGCACGCAGCCGCCCACGGGTACGGCGGAGCTCGAGGCGCAGTACTACCGCAGCCCCGATCCGATCGTGGCGCTCGCCGCCGCCGCCGCCGTCACGCAGCGCATCTTGTTAGGCACGGGCATCGCGCTGCCTGCGCAGCACGACCCGATCTCGTACGCGAAGCAGATCGCGACGCTCGATCGCATCGCGCGCGGCCGCTTCGTATTCGGCATCGGCTACGGCTGGAACGAGGACGAGATGGAGAACCACGGCGTCGACCCGCGCCGGCGCCGCGCGCACACGCGCGAGGCGATGCTCGCGATGCAGGCGCTCTGGTCGAACGAGGTCGCGGGTTATCAGGGGGAGTTCGTGCGCTTCACGCCGAGTTATCAATGGCCGAAGCCGGTGCAGCAACCGCGCCCGCGCGTGCTGATCGGCGGCGCGCCGGGGCCGCAGCTGTTCGCGCACATCGCCGAGTTCGGAGATGGCTGGATGCCGATCGGCGGCGCCGGCATCAAGCAGGCCCTGCCTGAGCTACGCCGCCTCTTCGAGCAGCGCGGTCGCGACCCGAGCTCGCTCCACGTCGTACCGATGGGCGTTCTCCCGGATGCGGCGAAGCTCGCCTACTACCGCGAGGTGGGCGTGACGGAATGCGTGCTTCGCCTCCCGAGCGCGCCGCGCAGCGAGGTGATGCCTGCTCTAGAGGCTTTCGCGCGGCTCCTGTGA
- a CDS encoding efflux RND transporter periplasmic adaptor subunit, which yields MTSSLTARALAIALSCAAITACRDVSAPPPAVAEEAQPVRVAPVRRGAAAAPVRATGSLAGKEEARLAFKIPGFVERMHVDAGASVARGQLLATLKPDEASSRVTQARMAHEKAERDRARAEQLYREGVAALSLVQDARSQEEAARAGLRMASFDAQHAEIRAPADGVVLARFAEESEMVAAGAPMFAFKSAAPGWIVRVGVADRDVVRLRLGDAAKIETNAHPAQPLAGRVTQIAAAASPATGTFDIEVALDPSELLLLSGIAARVEIVPSGGESLSFVPLTALAAGDGDTGTVFALDSERTRARRLDVRFAFLSGDEAALSAGVEGVSEVVTDGVTWLRDGSLVRVMASDVAAAQ from the coding sequence ATGACGTCGTCCCTGACAGCCCGTGCGCTCGCAATCGCGCTCTCCTGCGCCGCAATCACTGCGTGTCGCGATGTGTCGGCGCCGCCTCCCGCAGTCGCGGAGGAAGCGCAGCCGGTACGCGTCGCGCCCGTTCGTCGCGGCGCAGCGGCGGCGCCCGTTCGGGCGACGGGCTCGCTCGCGGGGAAGGAAGAAGCGCGGCTCGCGTTCAAGATTCCGGGCTTCGTCGAGCGCATGCACGTCGACGCAGGCGCGAGCGTCGCGCGCGGGCAGCTGCTCGCGACGCTGAAGCCCGACGAGGCGAGCTCCAGGGTGACGCAGGCGCGCATGGCGCACGAGAAGGCGGAGCGCGACCGCGCGCGTGCGGAGCAGCTGTACCGCGAGGGCGTCGCGGCGCTTTCGCTCGTGCAGGATGCGCGCTCGCAGGAAGAGGCGGCGCGCGCGGGGCTGCGCATGGCGAGCTTCGATGCGCAGCACGCCGAGATTCGCGCGCCGGCGGATGGCGTCGTGCTCGCGCGCTTCGCGGAAGAGAGCGAGATGGTGGCCGCGGGCGCGCCGATGTTCGCGTTCAAGTCCGCGGCGCCGGGCTGGATCGTGCGCGTGGGAGTCGCGGACCGCGACGTGGTGCGGCTGCGACTAGGCGACGCCGCGAAGATCGAAACGAACGCTCACCCCGCGCAGCCGCTCGCGGGTCGCGTGACGCAGATCGCGGCGGCAGCTTCGCCCGCCACCGGCACGTTCGACATCGAGGTCGCGCTCGATCCGAGCGAGTTGTTGCTTCTTTCGGGTATCGCGGCGCGCGTCGAGATCGTGCCGAGCGGCGGCGAGAGCCTCTCGTTCGTGCCGCTCACCGCGCTCGCCGCGGGCGACGGCGACACGGGCACGGTGTTCGCGCTCGACTCGGAGCGCACGCGCGCGCGGCGCCTCGACGTGCGCTTCGCGTTCCTCAGCGGCGACGAGGCGGCGCTCAGCGCGGGCGTGGAAGGCGTGAGCGAGGTCGTGACCGATGGCGTGACGTGGTTGCGCGACGGCTCGCTCGTTCGGGTGATGGCAAGCGACGTCGCGGCCGCGCAATGA
- a CDS encoding TetR/AcrR family transcriptional regulator — MRTERAREVVREQITRAALQLFLDEGFERVSMRRIAEAVGYTPGALYAYFRDKDEILFALHALGFAQLRTAVRSLDGVAVPPGERLFKLGERYLRFAFENPQLYQLMFITNRIGQRIREDKRWEVGLDNYEHLRSVVRACMAAGVLPRADIEAATFAVWSEVHGIASAVIRGRTHSVIPARDLPRVVRDAYRFAFGGLLAKPAKSARPRPAATERRQRRKT, encoded by the coding sequence GTGCGCACGGAACGCGCGCGCGAAGTGGTGCGCGAGCAGATCACGCGCGCGGCGCTGCAGCTGTTTCTCGACGAGGGATTCGAGCGCGTCTCGATGCGGCGCATCGCGGAGGCGGTGGGGTACACGCCCGGCGCGCTGTACGCGTATTTCCGCGACAAGGACGAGATCCTGTTCGCGCTGCACGCGCTCGGCTTTGCGCAACTGCGCACGGCGGTGCGCTCGCTCGACGGCGTGGCGGTGCCGCCCGGTGAGCGACTCTTCAAGCTCGGCGAGCGCTACCTGCGCTTCGCGTTCGAGAACCCGCAGCTCTATCAGCTGATGTTCATCACGAACCGCATTGGCCAGCGCATTCGCGAGGACAAGCGCTGGGAAGTCGGGCTCGACAACTACGAGCACCTGCGCAGCGTCGTGCGCGCCTGCATGGCCGCCGGCGTGCTGCCGCGCGCCGACATCGAGGCCGCCACGTTCGCGGTATGGAGCGAGGTGCACGGCATCGCGAGCGCGGTGATTCGCGGGCGCACGCACAGCGTAATTCCGGCCCGCGATCTGCCGCGCGTTGTGCGCGACGCGTATCGATTCGCCTTCGGCGGGCTGCTCGCGAAGCCCGCAAAGTCTGCGCGCCCGAGGCCCGCCGCTACCGAGCGGCGGCAGAGGCGCAAGACATGA